A section of the Venturia canescens isolate UGA chromosome 11, ASM1945775v1, whole genome shotgun sequence genome encodes:
- the LOC122418289 gene encoding thialysine N-epsilon-acetyltransferase-like isoform X1, translating into MNVEIREARKEDCKAIYELIQELAVFEKMPNGPKTDHKDLERDGFETDPPLFKAFVVVDNAKIIGHALYYYTYSSWEGKSMFLDDFYISPNYRNEGIGDKVFEAVAKRAAQDGCCRLEFSVLGWNPAKNFYLRRGAVDLTESEDWHHFRISGDALKKFLA; encoded by the exons ATGAACGTCGAAATTCGTGAAGCAAGGAAAGAGGATTGCAAAGCAATTTACGAATTAATTCAAGAATTGGCAGTATTCGAGAAAATGCCAAACGGACCAAAAACTGATCACAAAG ACCTGGAGAGAGACGGTTTCGAGACCGATCCACCGCTCTTTAAGGCCTTTGTTGTTGTTGACAATGCCAAGATAATCGGACATGCTCTCTATTATTATACTTACTCCTCTTGGGAAGGGAAATCTATGTTTCTCGACGACTTTTACATCAGCCCTAATTATCGCAACGAGGGAATCGGAGATAAAGTTTTCGAAGCTGTTGCTAAg AGAGCAGCTCAAGATGGATGCTGCAGGTTAGAATTCTCGGTTTTGGGTTGGAATCCCGCAAAGAATTTTTACTTGAGGAGAGGAGCCGTCGATCTCACGGAGTCCGAGGATTGGCATCATTTTCGTATTTCTGGTGAcgcgttaaaaaaattcctaGCCTAA
- the LOC122418289 gene encoding thialysine N-epsilon-acetyltransferase-like isoform X2: MNVEIREARKEDCKAIYELIQELAVFEKMPNGPKTDHKDLERDGFETDPPLFKAFVVVDNAKIIGHALYYYTYSSWEGKSMFLDDFYISPNYRNEGIGDKVFEAVAKISEDSLSLSWKMKFRLI; the protein is encoded by the exons ATGAACGTCGAAATTCGTGAAGCAAGGAAAGAGGATTGCAAAGCAATTTACGAATTAATTCAAGAATTGGCAGTATTCGAGAAAATGCCAAACGGACCAAAAACTGATCACAAAG ACCTGGAGAGAGACGGTTTCGAGACCGATCCACCGCTCTTTAAGGCCTTTGTTGTTGTTGACAATGCCAAGATAATCGGACATGCTCTCTATTATTATACTTACTCCTCTTGGGAAGGGAAATCTATGTTTCTCGACGACTTTTACATCAGCCCTAATTATCGCAACGAGGGAATCGGAGATAAAGTTTTCGAAGCTGTTGCTAAg ATATCAGAAGATTCGTTGTCGCTCAGctggaaaatgaaatttcgtttaatttgA